In the Leptotrichia sp. oral taxon 212 genome, one interval contains:
- a CDS encoding MATE family efflux transporter, translated as MDKKHDELNNDSIFKLCIKYFIPTFIGSVVVVLYNIVDRFFVGKISEKALAGAGVAFYIVMIFIAFAMLVGVGSGTVVSIRLGQKKGEEAKKILGNTITIFAILGITLYVLMIINLDTILLYSGANQETLPYARTYLEIIMYAILPLFFSYGLTNILNAAGTPRIAMFSMMVGAITNIVLDYVAVMVLHMGIEGTAYATLIGNVLSAVFVMYFIIAGKLPIKINLFGYKLEETSSLKLKLRNMKLSYPIVKDIFAIGMSPFLLQMASSLVGLVTNKIVETNGGTYGVAVMTIINSYLPIMTMTVYSVAQAIQPIIGFNYGAENYRRVRKALLIAVAMGLFSSFIFWIIVMLVPRELILFFNEKSTVEGLYEGIKALRIYFSLVILASLGIIIPNYFQSTGRPRYAVILNLLRQVVIFLLVMIIFSKIWKLDGVWYAQPFTDLLFAVVLLLFLYRELRRLKRREEERLKN; from the coding sequence ATGGATAAAAAGCATGATGAATTAAATAATGATTCAATTTTTAAGCTTTGCATAAAATATTTTATACCGACATTTATCGGCTCAGTTGTAGTTGTACTCTATAACATTGTAGACAGGTTTTTTGTTGGAAAAATAAGTGAGAAAGCTCTTGCAGGTGCAGGAGTAGCATTTTATATAGTTATGATTTTTATAGCGTTTGCCATGCTTGTAGGTGTAGGTTCGGGAACAGTGGTATCTATCAGGCTTGGTCAGAAAAAAGGTGAAGAAGCAAAAAAAATACTGGGAAATACTATAACAATATTTGCAATACTTGGTATAACCCTCTATGTACTAATGATAATAAATCTTGATACAATTCTTCTTTACTCAGGAGCAAACCAGGAAACTTTGCCATATGCGAGAACTTATCTTGAGATAATAATGTATGCAATACTGCCATTATTTTTCTCCTATGGTCTTACAAATATTTTGAATGCTGCAGGAACTCCAAGAATTGCAATGTTTTCAATGATGGTCGGTGCAATAACTAATATCGTGCTTGACTATGTTGCTGTTATGGTACTGCATATGGGAATAGAAGGTACAGCTTATGCAACTTTGATAGGAAATGTACTTTCAGCAGTTTTTGTAATGTATTTTATAATAGCAGGAAAACTTCCGATTAAAATTAATCTTTTTGGATATAAGCTGGAAGAGACAAGTTCCTTAAAACTTAAATTAAGAAATATGAAATTGTCATATCCAATAGTAAAAGATATATTTGCAATCGGTATGTCCCCGTTTCTTCTCCAGATGGCAAGTTCACTTGTAGGACTTGTAACAAATAAAATTGTTGAAACTAATGGAGGAACTTATGGTGTTGCTGTAATGACAATTATAAATTCCTACCTGCCGATAATGACAATGACTGTTTATTCGGTAGCGCAGGCAATACAGCCTATAATTGGATTCAATTATGGAGCGGAAAATTACAGGAGAGTTAGAAAAGCACTTCTTATAGCTGTTGCAATGGGACTTTTTTCTTCATTTATATTTTGGATTATAGTAATGCTTGTACCTAGGGAGCTTATTCTGTTTTTTAATGAAAAAAGTACTGTAGAAGGTCTTTATGAGGGGATAAAAGCACTGAGAATTTATTTTTCATTGGTAATCCTTGCATCATTAGGAATAATAATACCAAATTATTTTCAGTCTACAGGTAGGCCAAGATATGCAGTAATATTGAATTTATTACGTCAAGTTGTGATATTTCTTCTGGTTATGATAATATTTTCAAAAATATGGAAACTGGATGGAGTATGGTATGCACAGCCATTTACAGATTTGCTATTTGCAGTGGTATTGCTGCTTTTTCTCTATAGGGAACTGAGAAGACTGAAAAGAAGAGAAGAAGAGAGGTTAAAAAATTAG
- the lpxA gene encoding acyl-ACP--UDP-N-acetylglucosamine O-acyltransferase has product MSTNNIHPTAIIAEEAKLGENITVGPYSIIGPEVVIGNGTTVESHVVIDGETIIGENNYIFSFVSIGKVPQDLKFKGEKTRTVIGNNNKIREFVTIHRGTDDKYETRIGNNCLIMAYVHIAHDCIIGDNCVLANAATFAGHVEVEDYAVVGGLTAIHQFTRVGRHAMIGGCSAVTQDVVPYMLSEGNKARAVYINIVGLQRRGFSEEQIKTLREVYKIIFKKKLKLEEALQILEKEYSHFDEAMKVVEFIRKSKRGITR; this is encoded by the coding sequence ATGAGTACGAATAACATTCACCCAACTGCAATAATAGCTGAAGAAGCTAAGCTCGGAGAAAACATAACGGTAGGACCTTATTCGATAATAGGACCTGAAGTTGTAATAGGAAACGGAACTACTGTGGAATCTCATGTAGTGATAGATGGAGAAACGATAATAGGAGAAAATAACTATATATTTTCATTTGTATCTATAGGAAAAGTTCCACAGGATTTAAAGTTTAAAGGTGAAAAAACGAGGACAGTAATAGGAAATAACAATAAAATAAGAGAGTTTGTAACTATTCATAGGGGAACTGATGACAAGTATGAAACTAGGATTGGTAATAACTGTCTAATAATGGCGTATGTACATATTGCACATGACTGTATTATTGGTGACAACTGTGTCCTTGCAAATGCGGCAACTTTTGCTGGACATGTCGAAGTTGAAGATTATGCTGTTGTTGGAGGGCTGACTGCAATTCATCAGTTTACAAGAGTAGGAAGACACGCAATGATAGGAGGATGTTCTGCAGTAACTCAGGATGTTGTTCCATATATGCTTTCGGAAGGAAATAAGGCAAGAGCGGTATATATAAATATTGTCGGTCTTCAGAGAAGAGGTTTTTCAGAAGAACAGATAAAAACTTTAAGGGAAGTATATAAAATTATTTTCAAGAAAAAATTAAAGCTGGAAGAAGCATTGCAGATACTTGAAAAAGAATACAGCCATTTTGATGAAGCAATGAAAGTAGTAGAATTTATAAGAAAAAGTAAAAGAGGAATTACGAGATAA
- the plsY gene encoding glycerol-3-phosphate 1-O-acyltransferase PlsY, translating into MKTFILIVIAYILGSIPNALWIGKVFKGIDVREHGSKNTGSTNAARVLGAKLGILTLILDISKGAIPVVLSFFMKADLLENMTGISGLDPIMVGIFAIIGHSFSLFMKFKGGKAVATTVGVFTVLVPKALLLAAVVFFVIFAVTRYVSVSSITAAISLPIFIFFLYCDVPYTIFGGIIAILIIVKHKSNIQRLLNGTESKFTINKK; encoded by the coding sequence ATGAAAACGTTTATATTAATAGTAATTGCGTATATTCTGGGGAGTATTCCTAATGCCCTCTGGATAGGAAAAGTTTTCAAGGGAATAGATGTAAGAGAACATGGAAGTAAAAATACAGGTTCTACAAATGCGGCAAGAGTTCTGGGAGCAAAATTAGGAATACTGACATTGATACTTGATATTTCTAAAGGGGCAATTCCGGTTGTGCTGTCCTTTTTTATGAAGGCTGATTTACTTGAGAATATGACAGGAATATCAGGTTTAGATCCTATAATGGTTGGAATATTTGCGATTATAGGACACAGCTTTTCACTTTTCATGAAATTTAAAGGAGGAAAAGCAGTTGCAACAACAGTTGGAGTATTTACAGTTCTGGTACCAAAAGCTCTGTTACTTGCAGCAGTGGTATTTTTTGTAATATTTGCAGTGACAAGATATGTTTCAGTTTCTTCGATAACAGCCGCAATATCATTGCCAATATTTATTTTCTTTCTTTATTGCGATGTCCCCTATACAATATTTGGAGGAATAATTGCGATACTGATAATTGTCAAACATAAAAGTAATATTCAACGTTTATTAAATGGTACAGAATCAAAATTTACAATAAATAAAAAATAG
- the lpxB gene encoding lipid-A-disaccharide synthase — protein sequence MKNKKKIFVSCGEMSGDLHLSYIIEEMKKQDENLEFCGVVGDNSINAGAIKVNHIKDNDIMGFVEAVKKYKYFKQKAEEYLDYIRKNDIKTVIFVDFGGFNLRFFELIKKNLPEVKTIYYIPPKVWAWGKKRIKKLMKFDDVIVIFPFEKEYFDSKKSETVMDVKYFGNPLVDKYVFSEKLGNEILLLPGSRKQEITKFFPEIIKLVKSEEMKNEKFIVKFADKSHLKYIEDIDLSKIENLEISFASIPELRDSCKYAIATSGTVTFEVSLTGLPVIVVYRTSFINAFIARKILKIKYISLTNLNAKEEVFSELLQEDFTVDKLLIECKKMEENKEKIVLKLKEERKKLGNKGVLPKVADYLRNTIK from the coding sequence ATGAAAAATAAAAAGAAAATATTTGTTTCATGTGGAGAAATGTCTGGAGATCTTCATTTATCCTATATTATTGAAGAAATGAAAAAACAGGATGAAAATCTTGAATTTTGTGGAGTAGTTGGAGATAATTCAATAAATGCAGGAGCAATAAAAGTAAATCACATAAAAGATAATGATATTATGGGATTTGTGGAAGCTGTGAAAAAATATAAATATTTTAAGCAGAAAGCAGAGGAGTATCTGGATTACATTAGAAAAAATGATATTAAAACGGTCATTTTTGTAGATTTTGGAGGATTTAACCTGAGATTTTTTGAACTTATAAAGAAAAATCTTCCAGAAGTGAAAACGATATATTATATACCGCCAAAAGTTTGGGCATGGGGTAAAAAGCGTATAAAGAAACTTATGAAATTTGATGATGTAATTGTTATCTTTCCTTTTGAAAAGGAATATTTTGACAGTAAGAAAAGTGAAACTGTCATGGATGTAAAGTATTTTGGAAATCCTCTGGTTGACAAGTATGTATTTTCAGAAAAATTAGGAAATGAAATACTTCTGTTACCTGGAAGCAGAAAACAGGAAATTACAAAGTTTTTTCCTGAAATTATAAAGCTTGTAAAGTCAGAAGAAATGAAAAATGAGAAATTTATAGTAAAATTTGCTGATAAATCACATTTGAAATATATTGAGGATATAGATTTATCTAAAATTGAAAATCTGGAAATAAGTTTTGCTTCAATTCCTGAATTACGTGACAGTTGCAAATATGCGATAGCGACTTCAGGAACAGTAACATTTGAAGTTTCACTGACAGGATTGCCTGTAATAGTAGTTTACAGAACATCATTTATAAATGCTTTCATTGCAAGAAAAATACTGAAAATAAAATATATTTCACTTACTAATCTGAATGCAAAGGAAGAAGTGTTTTCTGAACTGCTGCAGGAAGATTTTACAGTGGATAAGTTATTGATAGAATGTAAAAAAATGGAAGAAAATAAGGAAAAAATAGTATTAAAACTGAAAGAAGAAAGAAAAAAATTGGGAAATAAAGGAGTTTTACCAAAGGTAGCAGATTATTTGAGAAATACTATTAAATAA
- a CDS encoding LpxI family protein, with protein MDRIGLIAGNGKLPEMFIEQCIQQDIEPVSVYLFDSVEESVKKHINSAKYSIAQPGKIISYFKKNNISRLVMLGKVEKDLIFSNLKFDFTATKILFSARNKKDKNILKAIIDYIEGEGITVLPQNYLFDEYMVKNENYTKNSPGKNEEKTIEIGIEAARMLTDIDAGQTVVVKDESVVALEGIEGTDKAILRGGELAGKNCIVVKTARRKQDYRIDIPTIGLETVKKVVEINGRGIIAEADKMLFIDQKEVIEFANKNKIFIKGIKIND; from the coding sequence ATGGATAGAATTGGACTTATAGCAGGAAACGGTAAATTACCTGAAATGTTTATAGAACAATGTATTCAACAGGATATAGAACCTGTTTCCGTCTATTTATTTGACAGTGTTGAAGAATCAGTAAAAAAACATATTAATTCGGCAAAATATAGTATAGCACAACCGGGAAAGATAATTTCTTATTTCAAGAAAAATAACATTTCCCGTCTTGTTATGCTTGGAAAAGTTGAAAAAGACCTTATTTTTTCCAATTTAAAATTTGATTTTACTGCAACAAAAATACTGTTTTCAGCCAGAAATAAAAAAGATAAGAATATATTAAAAGCAATAATTGATTATATTGAAGGCGAAGGAATAACAGTTTTACCTCAGAATTATCTGTTTGATGAATATATGGTGAAAAATGAAAACTACACAAAAAATAGTCCAGGAAAAAATGAGGAAAAAACAATTGAGATAGGTATAGAAGCGGCAAGAATGCTTACAGATATTGATGCAGGACAGACTGTTGTCGTAAAGGACGAATCAGTTGTTGCGCTTGAAGGAATTGAAGGAACTGACAAGGCGATTTTGCGTGGCGGGGAGCTTGCAGGTAAAAACTGCATTGTTGTCAAAACAGCCAGAAGAAAGCAGGATTACAGAATAGATATTCCAACTATTGGACTTGAAACAGTAAAGAAAGTCGTGGAAATTAATGGAAGAGGTATAATTGCCGAAGCTGATAAAATGCTTTTTATAGATCAGAAGGAAGTTATAGAATTTGCAAATAAAAACAAAATATTTATAAAGGGAATAAAAATAAATGATTAA
- a CDS encoding RNA polymerase sigma factor RpoD/SigA — translation MEENNLNLISLYLSDIQKFHLLSKEEEYELLKKIREENDEQARQLLILSNLRLVISTAKKLLGNGLPLIDLISEGNIGLIKAINKFDYTKGHRFSTYAVWWIKQSIKKAIINTGRDIRIPSYKYEQLAKVNKVITDYVAQHGESPSTSYIAKEVELKESKVILLLNEFQDVISLNETIGDNIYLEDIIGKNDDVEEKIIKEDQLSEMRDLLDNTLTEREKEILELRYGLYNNKIHTLKEIGSILNITRERVRQIEKKAIIKLKNHFKEYKEML, via the coding sequence ATGGAAGAGAATAATTTGAATTTGATCTCTCTCTATTTGAGTGATATTCAGAAATTTCATTTGCTATCAAAAGAAGAAGAATATGAACTTTTAAAGAAGATTAGAGAAGAAAATGATGAACAGGCGAGACAGTTACTAATTTTATCGAATTTAAGACTGGTTATAAGTACGGCAAAAAAGTTACTTGGTAACGGTCTTCCACTAATTGATTTGATTAGTGAGGGAAACATAGGATTAATAAAGGCAATAAATAAATTCGACTATACTAAAGGACATAGATTCAGTACATACGCAGTATGGTGGATTAAACAGTCTATAAAGAAGGCAATCATTAATACCGGAAGAGATATACGAATCCCTTCCTATAAATATGAACAGCTTGCCAAAGTAAATAAAGTTATTACAGATTATGTAGCACAGCATGGAGAATCTCCATCAACTTCATACATTGCAAAAGAAGTAGAATTGAAAGAAAGTAAAGTAATTCTTCTTCTGAATGAATTTCAGGATGTAATCTCCCTGAATGAAACAATAGGAGATAATATTTATCTGGAAGATATCATTGGAAAAAACGATGATGTTGAAGAAAAAATTATTAAAGAAGATCAGTTATCAGAAATGAGGGATTTGCTTGACAATACTCTTACAGAAAGGGAAAAGGAGATACTCGAACTCAGATACGGTCTTTATAATAATAAAATACACACTTTGAAAGAAATAGGATCTATTTTAAATATTACAAGGGAAAGAGTAAGACAGATAGAAAAAAAAGCAATTATAAAATTAAAAAATCATTTTAAAGAGTATAAAGAAATGCTATAG
- a CDS encoding NAD(P)H-dependent glycerol-3-phosphate dehydrogenase produces the protein MKNVLVIGGGSWGTCLAKLLVENGSNVYLWEHSEKNRDIMKKERKNPIFLPEVKLPEELKIIDDYCEVLSDEQKYGRINVVLLATPTQFLRTVLKRLKNCLIYNIILVNVAKGIEISSKKRISEVVAEELGNKEYSYVLLAGPTHAEEVAIKLPSAILAVSTDENAAIQVQKLFSNNYFRVYTGTDLTGAELGGALKNCLAIAAGMSDGLGFGDNSKAALITRGINEILEISKYYDVNPKTFMGLSGLGDIIVTCTSNHSRNRYVGEKLGKGEKIEDITANMNMVSEGAETIKALYAIIKEQNINAPIFSALYEVIYQGKPVNELVSLFMSRNLKSEFV, from the coding sequence ATGAAAAATGTATTGGTAATAGGTGGTGGAAGCTGGGGAACCTGCTTAGCTAAATTGCTGGTAGAAAATGGCAGTAATGTCTATCTGTGGGAACATAGCGAAAAAAATAGGGATATAATGAAAAAAGAAAGAAAAAATCCTATTTTTTTACCTGAAGTTAAATTACCTGAAGAACTGAAAATAATTGATGATTACTGTGAAGTTCTTTCAGATGAACAGAAATATGGTAGAATAAATGTTGTTTTATTAGCTACACCTACACAATTTTTGAGGACAGTTTTAAAAAGATTGAAAAATTGTCTGATTTATAATATAATATTAGTTAATGTCGCAAAAGGAATTGAAATTTCAAGTAAGAAAAGAATTTCTGAAGTAGTGGCAGAAGAGCTTGGAAATAAAGAATACAGTTATGTCCTGCTTGCCGGACCTACTCATGCTGAAGAAGTGGCAATAAAGCTTCCATCAGCAATTTTAGCAGTATCTACAGATGAAAATGCGGCGATACAGGTTCAGAAATTGTTCAGTAATAATTATTTCAGAGTTTATACAGGAACGGATCTTACTGGAGCGGAACTGGGCGGAGCTTTAAAAAACTGTCTGGCGATTGCTGCGGGAATGTCTGATGGATTAGGTTTTGGAGATAACTCTAAGGCTGCTTTGATTACAAGAGGAATAAATGAAATATTGGAAATAAGCAAGTATTATGATGTCAATCCAAAAACTTTTATGGGACTTTCGGGTCTTGGTGATATAATCGTAACATGTACAAGTAACCACAGTAGAAACAGATATGTAGGAGAAAAGCTTGGAAAAGGTGAAAAAATAGAAGATATAACTGCAAATATGAATATGGTTTCTGAAGGAGCGGAAACTATAAAGGCTCTATATGCAATTATAAAAGAACAAAATATTAATGCACCTATTTTTTCTGCTTTATATGAAGTGATTTATCAAGGGAAACCTGTAAATGAACTAGTTTCATTATTTATGAGCAGAAACCTTAAATCAGAATTTGTTTAA